GTCAACCGGTCCGGCGATGCCGTGATGGCGGAAAGCGCTGATATTTTCGCGCGTTAGCGCCGCCTCCGAACTCCTTTCCTCCAGCACGTGAACCGATATGAGAGGAGGCCCGGCCATTGCCGCAACAATTGCCATGGCGGCCGCTTACCCTCTTGGTATTTTTAGCGGTAGGCGTACAATCCGGCCAACGCATCGCCTCAGAACGGAGCCCGCCAATGACTTCTTCTTTCCGTCACCTGTCCAGACTTTCGCTTGCCGCCGGCTTTGCCTTCGGCATCGCCACAGCTGCTTTCGCGGTCGGCGACAACAACGATGACACCAATCCGCCGCCGAAGACCCAGACGACCAAGACCTGCACCGGCGGCAAGGTCTGGGACAAGGCCAAGAAGGAATGCGTCAACCCGAAGAAGAGCAGCTTCAACGACGACGATCTCTACAAGTTCGCCCGCGAGTTCGCCTATGCCGGCCAGTATGACAATGCCATCACCGTGCTCAATCTCGCCCGCAACCAGAACGACCCGCGCATCCTGAACTATCTCGGCTATGCCAACCGCAAGGCCGGCCGCATGGAACTCGGCATGTCCTACTACCGCAAGGCGCTGCAGGCGGATGAGAACTACATCCTTGCCCGCTCCTACATGGGCATGGCGCTGGTGGAACAGGGAGACATCCAGGGCGCCCGCGTCCAGCTCGTCGAAATCCGCGATCGCGGCGGCGAAGGCACATGGGCCTATCGCGCTCTGCTGCAAAGCTTGAACGGCTACAAGACATATTGACGCAAGTTTTGTGGGCCACAATACGAAAATCCCTTGAGAAAAGGGGATGAAGACAGCCGGATGCTTGCGAAGTGCAGGAGACTTGCTTCATAAAGCACATGCGGCGTCGATAAGGCCGGCTTCGCGCCCGACGGCGAACCCTTCGTCCGCGAAACCATTGCGAATGCTTCTTGGATAGACAATGCGTCAACCCGCAACGACCATCGATCTCCGGCGTGATCTCGTCGGCCTTCTGCCCCGCCTTCGCCGCTTCGCGATCACGCTCGCGGGTGAGGCCGCCGTGGCCGACGAACTCGTCCAGGCGGTCTGTCAACGCGCCATCGCCAAGGGCCATCAATGGAGTGGTGAAGGCCGCCTGGAAAGCTGGATCTATACGCTCGCCCGCCAGCAATGGACCGACGACAGCCGCAAGCGCAAGCCGAAGGCTTCCGTCCGCGGCAACGTCACGGATATTCGCGAGGCCGCGCGCGAACGCTCGGCCGCAGTCGATCCCGACGCCATTCATCGCATGATCGCCGATATGCCGGACGGCCTTTGCAGCATGTTCCTGCTCGTCGACGTCGAAGGCCACAGCTACCAGCAGGCGGCCGACATCATGGGCACGCCGGTGGCAAATGTCGTCTCGCAGCTCGCGACCGCAAGGCTGCATTTTGCCGGGCTTGCCGGCACCCACCCGATCCACAGGTACTGAATTGCTCGATCTTAGGAAATTGCCGCTCGAAGCCCAGCTTACCGCCCTTCTCGATGGCGAGGTCTCGCCCGAACAGCGCCACGAACTTGAGCAGCGCCTGGCAACCGACGAGAATGCGCGCCGGCTGCACGAGAAACTGCGCCACGGCGCCGATTTCGGCCGCCGCCGTCTCGACGACATCCTGAAGGAGCCGGTGCCGCTCGCCCTCGTCCGCTCGATCAAGAGCACGCAGCCGCCGAAGACGCCGATCGCCCAGCGCGCCACGCGCCCGCCGGTGAAACTGGCGCCGAGTGGCCCGCAGGCGCTGGCCGCCGCCCTTATTCTCTTCGCCGTCGGTTGCGGTATCGGCTATTTCGTCGGCATCAGCCCGGATGCCGACGAAATCGCCACAACGACCTCCGCGACGGCGCCGGCCAATACCAGCGACTGGCTGGGCGACGTCACCGCCTATCAGCGCCTGCTGATCCGCCAGCCCCGTCATCTCGTCGAAGTGCCCGCCTCTCAGGCCGAGGAAATCTCCAGCTGGCTGACGACCGCGATCGGCGTGCCCTTCCGCGTGCCCGATCTCAGCGCCGAAGCCTGGACCTTCCAGGGCGCGCGCGTCATCCTCGGCGACAGCCGCCCTGTCGGCCAGCTCGTCTATTCCAACACCGACGGCGACGTCATCTCCATCTGCTTCCGCAAGGACGCACAGCCACCGGAGACCGACGACTTCAAGGAAACCATCAAGGACGAGATCGGTCTCGTGACTTGGCACAATGCCGGCACGTCCTATGTGCTTGCCGGCCCCTCCGCCGAAGCGACGCTCGGCCAGCTCGCCATGAAAATCGCCACGGCGATTTGATCGTCGGCTATCGTATGTGACGAATGTTACCGCCAGCGAAGCTGAGGCGGTACCATGGAAAATCGACCCGCAGCGCCAGCGGCCCCCTCATCCGCCTGCCGGCGCCTTCTCCCCGCTGGGGAGAAGAGACTCGCGGCGGCGTCCCGGTTTCCCCTTCTCCCCAGCGGGGAGAAGGTGCCCGTAGGGCGGATGAGGGGGCCGCTGGCGCTGACAAAAGCGAATGCCCGAAGCATCGGCGACGGCAATGATCAAAGCGCCAAAATTACTTCACCAATTAATCAGGCCTTGCCGGCTTTCATATCGAGCACGCGGTTGGCGGCCGAGACGATCGCTTCCAGCGATGCCGCGACGATGTTGGTATTGATGCCGGCGCCGAAGAGCTTGCCGCCGGGATAGGAGGTCTCGACATAGGAGATCGCCGCCGCGTTCGAGCCGTGCTGCAGAGAATGCTCGGAATAATCCTCGACCGACATCTCGATGCCGAGATAATGCGACAGCGCGTTGATGAAGCCGTCGATCGGGCCGTTGCCGCGGCCTTCGATGCGCTTGATCTCGCCATTGTCGGTAATCTCGGCCGCCACGATCCGCTGGCCCTTGTGCTCGGTATCGGGATAGGTGTGATGATCGACGAACCTCAGGCGCGCATCGGGCTGCGTCACGTAGCGCTCGATGAAACGGTCGTAGATCCGCTTTGAAGGAAGCTCCTTGCCCTCGACGTCGGTAATGCGCTGGATATCCTCGCGGAATTCCACCTGCAGATTGCGCGGCAGGTTCAGCCCGTAATCCTGCTGCAGGATATAGGCGATTCCGCCCTTGCCGGACTGCGAGTTGATGCGGATGATCGCCTCATAGGAACGGCCGACATCGAGCGGATCAATCGGCAGATACGGCACTTCCCAGACGGGGTGGTTGGCAACCTGGGCCGCCTTCATGCCCTTGTTGATCGCATCCTGGTGCGAGCCGGAAAAGGCCGTATAGACCAGCTCGCCAACGTAAGGATGACGCTCGCCGATCGCCATCTGGTTGGAATATTCGAACACCTCCTTGATGCGCTCAATGTTCGAGCAGTCGATTTCGGGATCGACCCCTTGCGTGAACATGTTCAGCGCCATCGTCACCATGTCGACATTGCCGGTGCGCTCACCATTGCCGAAGAGCGTGCCTTCGACACGATCGGCGCCTGCCAGCAGCGCCAATTCGGCAGCGGCGATGCCGGTACCGCGGTCGTTATGCGGGTGCAGGGAGATGATCAGGTTCTCGCGATTGTCGAGATTGCGGCACATCCACTCGATCTGGTCGGCATAGACGTTCGGCGTCGCCATCTCGACGGTGGACGGCAGGTTGATGATCAGCTTGTTGTCGGGCGTCGGCTTGACCACCTCGATGACGCCATTGCAGATTTCCAGCGCCACTTCGAGTTCCGTGCCGGTAAAGCTCTCGGGCGAATATTCGAAACGGTAGCCGCCGCCTGCCTTAACGGCCATGTCGGTAATCATCTTGGCGGCATCGACGGCGATCTGCTTGATCCCCTGCACGTCCTTGGCGAAGACGACGCGGCGCTGCAGCTCGCTGGTCGAGTTGTAGAAATGCACGATTGGGCGGTTTGCGCCTTCCAGTGCTTCGAAGGTGCGGGTGATGAGTTCCGGGCGGCATTGCACCAGCACCTGCAGGGAGACGTCGGCGGGCACGTTGCCCTCTTCCACGCACCAGCGGGCGAAATCGAAATCGGTCTGCGAAGCCGAGGGGAAACCGATCTCGATTTCCTTGAAGCCCATCTCCAGCAGCAGCTGGAACATCCGCGCCTTGCGGTCGTGGCCCATCGGGTCGACCAGCGCCTGGTTGCCGTCGCGCAGGTCGACCGAGCACCAGACCGGCGCCTTGGTGATGGTCTTCGTCGGCCAGGTGCGGTCGGGAATGTTTACCTGCGGATAGGCCCGGTATTTCACCGCAGCGTCAGGCATGCCTTTTGCGGAGGCCGTTTTTCCCTCGGAGAATTGCGTCTTTGCGTTCATCGTATCGTCTCCTCGTCCCGGCATCTGCCCCGCTCTTAGCCGATCGCGTCAGGCTTGGCGATAAACAAATGCGGACCTTTGTCGGTCGTTAGGTCAATTTTGAAAATGAGTCGCGAGGAGCGATGGCCGGGCGGGCTTTCGGCCGCCGGGCGCTCCTCAAAGGACCCGGCAACCGCGCGTAAGGCCGAGGAGAAGAAGCGAGGTCAGGGCGCGCGTATTGTCACGCAGGGCAATGCGGCCGCGTGCAATCGTGTCTGAAATTCTGGCGCCAGTGGTCTTCATGGCCGCGCTTATAACCTTGGGCCGTGAAACTGGCAAGCCCTTGCTCGGGCTTTTGGCCGCCGAAGGCGCAACGCCATTCCGCTAAAGCTCTTTGTTTTTATGCATGTCGTTATCCCGGAACCGCTGCACACTTCCGGGCGACATGCATTAGCGCTGCTGGCTTCGGTCCTTCCAAACGCTCACCAGCCGCGACAGCGCCAGCATCAGCCCGCCGGCGATCAAGCCCCAGAAGGCGCCGGAAATGCCGCCGAAGGAAACGCCGGAGGCGGTGACGAGGAAGGTGATCGCCGCCGCCTCGCGCGACTCCGGCGCCTGGAAGGCCGACATCGCCGAGGAGGAAAAAGCCCCGACGAGCGCCAGCCCGGCCACCGCCTCGATCAGGATCGGAGGCGCAAGCGCGACGAAAGCCGTCACCGCGCCGGCAAGCAGCCCGAGGATGACATACCCGACGCCGGCGGTCAGTGACGCCCAATAACGCCGCTTCGGATCCGCGTGGGCATCCTGTCCAGCGCACATCGCCGCGGTGATCGCCGCCAGATTGACCGCGTGGCCGCCAAACGGCGCCGACAGCAGCGAGAAGAAACCGGTGACGGCAAAGAGCGGACCGGGCTTCGGATCGTAGTGGTTGACCTTCAAGACGGCGATGCCCGGAATGTTCTGCGAGGCCATGGTGACGATGAACAGCGGCAGCGCGATCGAGATAAGGCCGGCGAGGCTGAACACCGGCCGGACGATTTCAGCCGCCGGCACCAGCGATTGTTCGAGCGAACTGAGCGCGCCGTCCGGAATATCGACGCCGAAGGTGAGCACCAGCACGAAGGCCGCGAGTGCCGCCGGCACCGCCCAGAGCCGTTTGAAGGCGCCGACGACGATCCAGGCGACGACGATCGGCAGGCCGAGGACGGGATTGAAGCCGATCGCCTTCACCGGCGCGAAGCAGAGGCCGATCAGCACGCCGGAGAGCATCGCATTGGCAAGCGGCGCCGGAATGGCGGCGACCGCCCGGCCGAGCGGCTTGAACAGCCCGGCGATGACGATCAGCGC
This Rhizobium acidisoli DNA region includes the following protein-coding sequences:
- a CDS encoding anti-sigma factor family protein produces the protein MLDLRKLPLEAQLTALLDGEVSPEQRHELEQRLATDENARRLHEKLRHGADFGRRRLDDILKEPVPLALVRSIKSTQPPKTPIAQRATRPPVKLAPSGPQALAAALILFAVGCGIGYFVGISPDADEIATTTSATAPANTSDWLGDVTAYQRLLIRQPRHLVEVPASQAEEISSWLTTAIGVPFRVPDLSAEAWTFQGARVILGDSRPVGQLVYSNTDGDVISICFRKDAQPPETDDFKETIKDEIGLVTWHNAGTSYVLAGPSAEATLGQLAMKIATAI
- a CDS encoding tetratricopeptide repeat protein; the encoded protein is MTSSFRHLSRLSLAAGFAFGIATAAFAVGDNNDDTNPPPKTQTTKTCTGGKVWDKAKKECVNPKKSSFNDDDLYKFAREFAYAGQYDNAITVLNLARNQNDPRILNYLGYANRKAGRMELGMSYYRKALQADENYILARSYMGMALVEQGDIQGARVQLVEIRDRGGEGTWAYRALLQSLNGYKTY
- a CDS encoding RNA polymerase sigma factor, encoding MRQPATTIDLRRDLVGLLPRLRRFAITLAGEAAVADELVQAVCQRAIAKGHQWSGEGRLESWIYTLARQQWTDDSRKRKPKASVRGNVTDIREAARERSAAVDPDAIHRMIADMPDGLCSMFLLVDVEGHSYQQAADIMGTPVANVVSQLATARLHFAGLAGTHPIHRY
- a CDS encoding benzoate/H(+) symporter BenE family transporter, coding for MRHSRSSSSAMLKDFSVQALFMGLLTAFVGSASSFAVVLHGLDAVGATDAQAASGLMALSISMGICAIVLSAVTRLPISIAWSTPGAALLASTGPIEGGFNAAVGAFLICGALIVIAGLFKPLGRAVAAIPAPLANAMLSGVLIGLCFAPVKAIGFNPVLGLPIVVAWIVVGAFKRLWAVPAALAAFVLVLTFGVDIPDGALSSLEQSLVPAAEIVRPVFSLAGLISIALPLFIVTMASQNIPGIAVLKVNHYDPKPGPLFAVTGFFSLLSAPFGGHAVNLAAITAAMCAGQDAHADPKRRYWASLTAGVGYVILGLLAGAVTAFVALAPPILIEAVAGLALVGAFSSSAMSAFQAPESREAAAITFLVTASGVSFGGISGAFWGLIAGGLMLALSRLVSVWKDRSQQR
- the leuA gene encoding 2-isopropylmalate synthase; the encoded protein is MNAKTQFSEGKTASAKGMPDAAVKYRAYPQVNIPDRTWPTKTITKAPVWCSVDLRDGNQALVDPMGHDRKARMFQLLLEMGFKEIEIGFPSASQTDFDFARWCVEEGNVPADVSLQVLVQCRPELITRTFEALEGANRPIVHFYNSTSELQRRVVFAKDVQGIKQIAVDAAKMITDMAVKAGGGYRFEYSPESFTGTELEVALEICNGVIEVVKPTPDNKLIINLPSTVEMATPNVYADQIEWMCRNLDNRENLIISLHPHNDRGTGIAAAELALLAGADRVEGTLFGNGERTGNVDMVTMALNMFTQGVDPEIDCSNIERIKEVFEYSNQMAIGERHPYVGELVYTAFSGSHQDAINKGMKAAQVANHPVWEVPYLPIDPLDVGRSYEAIIRINSQSGKGGIAYILQQDYGLNLPRNLQVEFREDIQRITDVEGKELPSKRIYDRFIERYVTQPDARLRFVDHHTYPDTEHKGQRIVAAEITDNGEIKRIEGRGNGPIDGFINALSHYLGIEMSVEDYSEHSLQHGSNAAAISYVETSYPGGKLFGAGINTNIVAASLEAIVSAANRVLDMKAGKA